GCGACTCGTTCCTAATAAGTGTTAATTAGGACTTTGGAAATTGTCTTGTAAGATGTTATCAGCTATAAAATAAACCCCCGATACTAGACAGAATCAGTGGGGGAATACGCGAGTCTAAGAAAAACATCTGACCACTGAGACACGTTGCTTAATCGGCCATTCGATCAcctaaagattatttttaaatttttatgatcTCATGTTGCTGCAAGAgaagtgttcagatattttagcCTTTCGCGTAGGTAGATAGGTAAATTGGGCCCGTTCACAAGAAGGACTACTGGGAATTTTCAAGCTGAATAGCTAAACCCAAGAAGAAACTCATAATAGAAAAGTTACACGACACAATACCTCATCCATTTGATAAAAAGGAATAAGCGATTGTTCAAATTCAGaataagcaaaatataaataagaatcAGAAATGCCGTTTTAAGAAAACGAATTATCCTGATGCCCGTTtaaaaaagaaatgcaaaatgTGCCCAAAATAAATGTCCAATTTAAATATCTCAAATAAAAAGCAGGTTAGGACGGCGCGGTGCGCGGATTTCGTTCGTTCGGGACGGTATCAACTCTTGGGCATGCCCTGGGGCGTGGAGGTCTCCACCATCTTCTTGTATTTTCCGACTATCTCGGGGAGGTCGTACGCGATGGCGACGTCCAGCTTGTTGATGGGACAGCCGCGGAAGTACGTGCACGTCGCCGACAGCTGCTGGAACTCGTACAGCGGGTTGAGGCGGAAGAAGTCTCGGTATGTCTCGGGGTCCGGCAAGTCGTATCTGTGAATATAATATCCATTAAGTTGCGATGACATTACTTATTGACTCGTATACAAAAggcaataaaattgtatttacatATATGATACACTATACACCCTAAGAAAATCGGCACAGCGCCTAAGCAGACGATGATGATGCATCAAAGTAATCAATGAAATATGTGTTTATAAAAGTGTCATAGTTTACACAAACCTGGAAATGTTGGTGAGTGTGCTGAGACCCTCGTAGATGTGGTAGTTCTGTGGATTTTCAATGATAGCGTCGGCAATAAGCTTCTTGTTTCCGAATATCGTCTTGTGGTTGTAATACGTTGTTAAGTAgcagtcgaccatcttagcgtGATTTCGCACCCGAACctaaaaataagaattaaataataaatagcggTGCATTTTTTACCAGCTCTCATGTGTTCGGGATTTTACCAAATTAATGTGTTGTCGATAGGGATTATGTGATGTCAATTCCCAATATTTAACATCGAGACACTTCGGAAATCGAGCATTACAACATTTACAACCTAAACATATAACGTATGTTTGAACTTACGGCAAATCTTCTTGCGCTGGAGATCTTGTTTTCAACGCGTTTGTCGATGGCTTGTCGCAGGTCTCGCAGGAGCTCGCGTTCCTGTGCCTGCAGCAGCCTGATGGGCGCCCCCGCCTCGAACGGCATCGACCACAGAGATACCGTGTACATCACTGGAGGTTGAGCGGAGCTCATAAGGggagagatgttccaaattaatGCGCTCTGGACGCGCATTAATTCTTCAGGCTTCACGGTATCCGCCTTGTTCAGCACGATTCGAgtcttaaacaaacaaaatcatagcaagcatattttttaaagcatgCGTTTCACTGTTTTTATGTTCTGACCAGGCACAGAATGACTTTGGATGTATGGAGTATGGTTACCTACCTAACTAGGAAGCCTTCTAGTAAGTGATAGACTACATATATTGATTAGGGTATATTTTATATCTATAATAGTAACTCGTGCCCTTGCTATCGGAAAACAATACCTATTCAGTAAAGCGGAGCTGCTAATGAAGACCATAATACAATAATTGCACTTTAAACCTGCTCAGCGAGGCCTCGCGAGGTCGACTCTGAttgatagttatttgttttacaagggggcgattgaaccacgagcgtagtgggtggttcgagaagtggaatcttgagcgttgcgagggtttcaagactCGAGGGtgaaacaaactttgcctccgagtcaAATACTAGAtgtttaccacaccaacgcgaggaaaatactaacaattcaattcaacaaaaatcaaaccaaatcaaatccaaataaacgtaataaaaaatgtatcattgaaaatcatcatttcaatgtcaattctaccagctaacatacggaaacaactcaaaatttgcatctgattactttgccccacatgtggtaaaattaactttcccattactttttgaacaatcaagaggggtTTTACCacttggtgtggtgaaaacattatttcatgttataaataatatattaaattttacaccCTGTTTCAAAGCAGCAGTTGtgactttttttacaaaaatagcgAAACTTTCACGCTTTTTTGTGTCTTTTCTTTGGGTAGTTCATTGACTCTACCTGAGATTCCCTGCCCTTCAACTGGTCAAGGATGGCTTCAGTTTCTGGACCAACGTCAAGCTTAGAAGGATCATAGACGAGGAAGATGATGTCGGCCCGATCGATGAACCACTGGCAAGCGTCGTTGAAGGGAAATACGCGAGAAACTTGTTTCCTGACTTCCAGGATACCGGGGATCTCTACGATGTTCACCTAAAAATTACAccaacatttattaaaattatataactaGTCCTGGTGCCAATTCTTGAGATTACCCTACCGAGCGGACCTCAGGGTTCCCAAGAGAGCCGTGtaaatatgccgggacaacactcGTAAGAATAAgaagtatatttaaaaatatatcgaaCGTTGGGAAATAATCAGAAAATATGTTACCTTTTCCAATATTTTGCTGGGATGCCTGAGCCCCCTTAGACGCTCTTCTAGACCCTGGCCGAACTTTTGAAGCCCTGAGAAAGTCCAGTCAGCGGCAAGCTGAGTGCCATCGAGTACTTCTGGATCCTTTCCGTGCATCAGAATATTAAAGTATGCAGGAGATGGCTCAGCACCTACCAAAACAACGATAAGTAAGTATTTCAATGTCTTGTGTAGCTACAGATTGTGAGGTAAAGGCCAGAGGAAAACTGTAAGTAATAGTTCATTTTACGATACTGATACTTAGTTAATCTTTTGCACCCGTTGAGTTTTCTTTGTGCTAATATTAAGTATACTCGTGTGGAAAATGTCTGCGTGGCCTTTGGGATCGCATTTCACGCCTTACTGAGAGCCTcaaaataattgttaatatGTTATGGTTATAGGTATTACATTTTACTTAGCTTACCTGTTCTCAGAGACCACTCGGTAAATTCGAGTCCTGTCAAGTAATTCAAAATGCTAGATTTTCCGCCACTCCATGGTCCCATAAATAAAACGAGTGGCTTTGAAAAGATTTCTGGGTCACCAAAATGTCTGTTGCTCAAATCTCTGTACTTGTAAAGAGTTTCTAATGGTTTAATAGAATTTTCGTACAATCTTTTAATATCTCTTAGCACAATTTCAGCGGATCTTTCTATGGTCAATTCAGCTTCACTTGCTTCTTCGTCTAATCTGAGTATTTGGGCAATGTGGTCGCGCGACCTTAAATTCTCGGGGATTTCAGGaacctaaaaaaataaggaaTTGTAACAATGATCTCGAATTGAGGTACCAATGTACCTAAAGTAAAAgttgtattgtagttcgggcgattttccgcaaatcgacgactggcgcctattttgcgtcaaaaaaaagtaaaagttaaaactttactaatatcCCAACTTCatgtaattttacttaaacTGCATTAATTCGAAACTATCCTTCAAAAATTACTTACATTTAGCAACTCTTCTTCAGCTGCTTCTTCTTCTGTTTCTCCTTCCGTTGATTCTTCTGTCGAATCCTTTCCATCGTCATCTGCTTGTTCAGTCTCTTCTGATGCTTTGTCACCTTCTTCCGATTCTTTTCCTTCTATTGATTTTCCACCTTCCTCTGACACCTTGTCATCCTCTGTGGTACCTTCTTCAGCCTCCACAGATTCTACCTCTTCACCTGACTTATCATCAACTTCAGCTGTTTCATCGTCATCGCCATCGTCTTTTGATGGTTCGTCAGCCTGACTTTCATCGTCCTGATCTTCCGCTGTATCATCTTCATTTTCTCCTGACTTATCATCTTCTTGAGAAGCATCCTCTTCTTTCGTATCGCCTTGTTCAGCGGATTCATCTTTGTCCTCAGCTGTAGTATCTTCCTTAGAAGCATCCTTATCTTCAGCCGTATCTTCTTCAGATTCAGCCTTTTCTTGAGATCGATCGCCATCTTCAGAGGCTTTAAAGTTGTCACCTTCTTCAGACGCGTCTGCAGCTTCATCAGATTTGTTATCGTCACCGTCTGATGTTTTTTCTTCGGCTGAAGCGTCTTCAGAGTCTTTTTCTGATTCTTGAGTTTCTTTGCTGTCAGCGTCTTCGCCTTCCCCACCTTCTTCCTGGCTGTCTTGAGATTCGTCGGCTTGAGGTTGTTTGGACTCGTCTTTGTCTTCGCCGCTCTCTGTAAATTGAATAGTAATGTCTATTTATGGTACACATGATACAAGTAAATCAATTAATTCATCTCTTTCCAAATACACTTGGTTACTATGTTAATTGATAAGCCCTTGGTACGTCAGTTTGTTTATCttgttaattttaaatgacTCTTGAAGTTTGTGTTATTGCAAATGCTTAAATTGTGTGATAATAGTGgattcataaaaaaaagttttacttACCATAAACAATCTACCTATAATGGATGTATTTGATGTATTGTGATTACGATTgaattattcattttatggTTATAGTGTAAAACAATGCTAATCAATTGGCTTAAAGATAAAAGCTATCTCGAAATTGAAGATCTCTTAACATAAGTGAGATACCATACATTAATCATAAAATCAAACTCTGTGTAATATGATAAATCCTGttgctttttattatatacactATTTGCTATcatagataatattatttacctatagACATTTCAGATACTCTCCCATACACACGGACACGCGCGCGTActcacagacacacacacacacacacacacgcacatgcacactcacacacgcacacatacacgcaCACGCGCACACTCACACACATACACCCCCCCCCCTACTCCCCTCTTAAGTGAACTGGAAACTTGGCATCTTTACcctgtaaatttattaattttcttttctattttctacTCAACTCATCATGTAGTAATatagtattttctgttttttaagtTCATCTGTATCGCCTTTGTTAGTTAAGATACTTTACtgcggaagagcggtgtctcttatcacaagtatctctgaatacttaaaaagagacatctaccctgttattgtaaaaatcatgtatgctaacgaataattttttttttttttatggtcgAATTAAATGTCGATCGAATGGTCGTGAGACATGCTaacattaaacaaattttacggtttacactcgCCCACCTACTCTCGCCTACTACGACAGCGCAAGACCTCCCCCAAACCGGTTCTCTAAGCGCGCGCGCAGCATGCTAGGTGGCGCGGAGCAATGTGCGAAGCACGGCCATAGTAaccgctgctcgcactgttagtacTTGAAATGGGAGACCTGGGCTCTCCGAAACATCTCGCGCAATTGATTAAACGTaagtgtaaaccgtaaaatgAGTTTAATGATTTTATGGTGTCGAAACACCTTTGGGGTGTCAATGT
The nucleotide sequence above comes from Cydia pomonella isolate Wapato2018A chromosome 2, ilCydPomo1, whole genome shotgun sequence. Encoded proteins:
- the LOC133533454 gene encoding sarcalumenin isoform X1, which translates into the protein MWTKRQLWRFMLCLLFAVSALAAAARADDVPSESQCRPYIEKALKELESDTDTDSSEKHDGSELSIDIETKEADSAEDSGEAADVDSKEDGPSVEVADEPYVAHASIEVEGGANDNESKEEEATVQEVDAESAEDSKEGDSKEDGEASAEEQAADSESGEDKDESKQPQADESQDSQEEGGEGEDADSKETQESEKDSEDASAEEKTSDGDDNKSDEAADASEEGDNFKASEDGDRSQEKAESEEDTAEDKDASKEDTTAEDKDESAEQGDTKEEDASQEDDKSGENEDDTAEDQDDESQADEPSKDDGDDDETAEVDDKSGEEVESVEAEEGTTEDDKVSEEGGKSIEGKESEEGDKASEETEQADDDGKDSTEESTEGETEEEAAEEELLNVPEIPENLRSRDHIAQILRLDEEASEAELTIERSAEIVLRDIKRLYENSIKPLETLYKYRDLSNRHFGDPEIFSKPLVLFMGPWSGGKSSILNYLTGLEFTEWSLRTGAEPSPAYFNILMHGKDPEVLDGTQLAADWTFSGLQKFGQGLEERLRGLRHPSKILEKVNIVEIPGILEVRKQVSRVFPFNDACQWFIDRADIIFLVYDPSKLDVGPETEAILDQLKGRESQTRIVLNKADTVKPEELMRVQSALIWNISPLMSSAQPPVMYTVSLWSMPFEAGAPIRLLQAQERELLRDLRQAIDKRVENKISSARRFAVRVRNHAKMVDCYLTTYYNHKTIFGNKKLIADAIIENPQNYHIYEGLSTLTNISRYDLPDPETYRDFFRLNPLYEFQQLSATCTYFRGCPINKLDVAIAYDLPEIVGKYKKMVETSTPQGMPKS
- the LOC133533454 gene encoding sarcalumenin isoform X2; amino-acid sequence: MWTKRQLWRFMLCLLFAVSALAAAARDSSEKHDGSELSIDIETKEADSAEDSGEAADVDSKEDGPSVEVADEPYVAHASIEVEGGANDNESKEEEATVQEVDAESAEDSKEGDSKEDGEASAEEQAADSESGEDKDESKQPQADESQDSQEEGGEGEDADSKETQESEKDSEDASAEEKTSDGDDNKSDEAADASEEGDNFKASEDGDRSQEKAESEEDTAEDKDASKEDTTAEDKDESAEQGDTKEEDASQEDDKSGENEDDTAEDQDDESQADEPSKDDGDDDETAEVDDKSGEEVESVEAEEGTTEDDKVSEEGGKSIEGKESEEGDKASEETEQADDDGKDSTEESTEGETEEEAAEEELLNVPEIPENLRSRDHIAQILRLDEEASEAELTIERSAEIVLRDIKRLYENSIKPLETLYKYRDLSNRHFGDPEIFSKPLVLFMGPWSGGKSSILNYLTGLEFTEWSLRTGAEPSPAYFNILMHGKDPEVLDGTQLAADWTFSGLQKFGQGLEERLRGLRHPSKILEKVNIVEIPGILEVRKQVSRVFPFNDACQWFIDRADIIFLVYDPSKLDVGPETEAILDQLKGRESQTRIVLNKADTVKPEELMRVQSALIWNISPLMSSAQPPVMYTVSLWSMPFEAGAPIRLLQAQERELLRDLRQAIDKRVENKISSARRFAVRVRNHAKMVDCYLTTYYNHKTIFGNKKLIADAIIENPQNYHIYEGLSTLTNISRYDLPDPETYRDFFRLNPLYEFQQLSATCTYFRGCPINKLDVAIAYDLPEIVGKYKKMVETSTPQGMPKS